GTAATTTGATTTTTTCATAAAAAAAGTCCATGGTTCTCACCATAGACTTTTGGTTTTCTTATTCTTCAGGATCTTCGTCATAATCAATTGCAACTTTAATAGGTTCATTACATTCCGGGCATATGAGCTGTTCGCCATTTTCTATCAATTTTTCCTCTATATGAATTAGCTCTCCGCAATTTGGACATTGATATTGGCAATCTTCATCAGAGTCCATTTGACATTCATCGTAAAGCTCATCGGTTATATCTTGAATATCTTCGATGGAATACGCTATATCCTCTAAGATATCAATCATCTCTAATAAAAGACGATTTTGCTTTACAGAAGTATCCAGCTCCATGCCGTCCGCAAGGCCTTTTAAGTATGCAACTTTTTCATTTAATGATCTCATGGCGAAGCCTCCTTACTATAAATCTCTCCACTATAGCATTTACTAAACTCTAGAGAGATATTCACCCGTACGAGTATCTATTTTAATTTTGTCCCCTATCTCTACAAATAAAGGAACATTTACAGTTGCTCCTGTTTCTACTATAGCAGGTTTCGTTGCTCCTGTAGCAGTATCTCCTTTAAAGCCAGGCTCAGTACTAGTTACTTCTAATTCAACAAATAATGGCGGTTCTATACCGAATACTATTCCTTTATGGGATAGAATCTTAACCATATCGTTTTCTTTTACAAACTTCAATGAATCACCTAACTGATCTTCATTCAATGCAATTTGATCATAGGTTTCAACATCCATGAAGTGGTATAATTCTCCGTCATTATACAAATACTGCATATCTTTTCTTTCAATATGAGCCTTCGGTACCTTTTCTGTAGGACGGAAAGTTTTTTCCACTACTCCTCCGGATTTTAAATTCTTCAATTTAGTTCTTACGAATGCCGCACCTTTTCCTGGTTTTACATGTTGAAACTCAATGACAACATAAATTTCCCCTTCATATTCAATAGTTACACCATTTCTGAAGTCTCCAGCTGAAATCATATTTTTCCTCCTTAATTTGTTACTAAAAAACAACTTATATAATATATCTTGTATAGTTTAAACTAAAATTCGATTTTTTTCAATTATTTTTTTCCTTATACTTCAATTAGATCTTTTGGAGACCTTGTGAGATTCTCTATGCCCTGCTCTCTTACTACTACTAAATCTTCAATTCGTACTCCTCCAAAATCAGGAATATATATTCCAGGCTCTACTGTAATCACTGTACCTGGTTCAATAATCCCTTCTTCTGTCACAGAAAATCTTGGATTCTCATGGATTTCCATACCTACAGAATGCCCTAATCCATGGCCGAAATACTCTCCGTATCCTTGACTTGCAATATGATCTCTTGCGATCTTGTCAATTTCTTTACCTTTCACAAAAGGTTTTATTCCTTCTAAAGCCATTTTCTGAGCCATTAGGACTGTTTCATATATTTCTCGGTGCCTGTTACTTGCTTTTCCAATTACAACTGTTCTCGTCATATCTGAACAGTAACCTTTATAAACACACCCAAAATCCATGACAAGAAAGTCACCTTTTTCCAGCTTTTTATCCGTCGGTACTGCATGGGGTAAAGCAGAAAAAGCTCCAGATGCTACTATGGTACTAAAAGATAAATCAGAAGCACCACTTTTTTTCATAAAAAATTCCAATTCTAAGGCAACTTCTCTTTCGCTTACTCCTTCTTTTAAAAAAGGAAGGATATGACTAAATGCCTGATCTGCTATTCTGGCAGCTTCTCTAATTAAAGCAATCTCATTTTCATCTTTAATTGCTCTTATTTTCTCAACGATTTTACTCGTTGGAATCATTGAAACAGATAAATTTTTCTCATATTCCTTATACTCATTAAATGTGACAGTTTCACTTTCAAAACCAAGGGTTTTAATATTTTCCTTCTGAATTAATTCATTAAGTTCTTTATAAAGTCCCCTTGTAGTATGATTTACAATTTGAAAATCAGGAGCCTGCTTTTTGGCTTGCTCTATATAGCGGAAATCAGTAAATAAAATAGAAGATTCGTTAGAAATAAATAAAATTCCTGCAGAACCACTGAATCCACTTATATATTTTCTGTTAAAGGGGTTTTGAATCAAGATTCCATCCAAATGAAGTGCGCTTATTTGATCCTTTAATTTTTTAAGTCTTTCATTCATACAGATTCTCCTTAGATGTCTATTTAATATTTAATTTTTTACTTAACGCCTGCATTCCTAAAATATAACTATATGCTCCAAACCCTGCAATCTGACCTATGCATACAGGGGCAGTCACAGAGGTATGACGGAATTCCTCTCGTTTATGAATATTGGAAAGATGGACCTCTACGGTAGGAATATTGATCGATGCGATAGCATCTCTAAGCGCATAACTATAGTGAGTATATGCTCCCGGATTAATAATAATGCCATCTACTTCATCGTAATAAGCTTGCTGTAATCTGTCGATCAGATCCCCTTCACAATTCGATTGAAATATTTCCAAACTTATACCCATTTCTTCTGCAGTTTTTAACAGATAATCATTCAGCTCATTAAACGACATCTCACCGTAAACACCTTTTTCACGAATCCCTAAAAAATTGAGGTTAGGTCCATGAATAACAAGTATTTTTTTCATATTGCTTTTCCCCTCATTCGTTCCAAAATAGAGACTACAACTTCATCTATAGATTTATTGTCTATATCTATTATAATATCAGAAGCACTTTCATATAAAGGACTTCTTTGCTTTAATAAACTTTTTATTGTTTCTAATTTGTTTTCAGTATTTAATAACGGCCTTGTAGTATCATATTTTAACCGCTCAAAAATATGTTCCGGAGATCCTTTAAGATAAATTATGATACCATTGCTTTTTAAATTCAAAATATTATTAGGATTTTTAACAATGCCACCGCCTGTGGCAATTACTGTATTTGAAGTCAATGCAATTTGTGAGATGATATCTTCTTCTAATGATCTGAACTGATCTTCACCATATTGTATAAAATAATCCGATATAGACATTTTGATTTTGCTTTCTATGAACTCATCAGAATCAATAAAAGAATAATGAATTCTCTGAGCAAGGACTTTTCCAGTGGTGGATTTACCGCTTCCCATAAATCCTATTAATACAATATTTTTGCTCATCTTAATTTTGCTCATGGCGTGGATTCATTTTTACAAACATGGCTGCCTTTGTAATCGCTGAAAGCACATCTACATCAAATTGCTGCTGAAGTGTATTGAGTTTGGTATAAAGACGACCTTTTGCTGTAACAACATAATGAGGCTTTAATGAATTTAAAGCAATAGCGGCAATATCCATTCTGCATTTTTCGCAGCCACATGCACCTACATCTTTTACTACTTCATCTAATTGTGCAAAAACTAAATCCTCCATATAGTTTTTAATTTCCAACATTATAATTCCCCCTTATATTTTTCCCAAAATATTTTATATGATTTATGAATTAATTTTCAAACTTATCCAAATTAAATTTTTGCTTTTCAGTTAACTTTCTGTATTTCATAGATTTTAACCCTACCTGTGCCCGGCATGACAGTTATCTTAACTTTAAAATTCTTAGATTTTAAATATAGATGTCCTCCTGAACCGGTTGTTCCTTTTACTGTAAATTTTATTTCTTTAGGCGTCGAAAATACAATCTCTTCCATTTTAATGTCAGGACTTAATTGTACTCTTTTTAAAGGAGTACCAAAAGCATTTGAAGATATAATATATAAATTCTGTGAATCATAAAATCTCAGCCAATATTTTTTACCATCTTGAATGGCTCTTTTTTGAGTGTAACGTATACTCATTTTTAACTCCTGAGCGGCATTCCTAAGTATCACTCTTTCTGGCAAATGAAAAGAAGGCATAACTATGCAGAGTAAAATAGAAAGAATACTTACAACTATGATCAATTCAATTAAAGTAAACCCGTTTTCTCTTTTCATATACTCCTTCTTTCTCAGGAAAGCAGGTAATCTAAAGGTTTAGTTCTTTTTTTAAACTTTGAAATAATAGATCAACGTAATTTTGAGGTACTATGATTTCGTTCCAAATTTCGTACGCTTTTATTGCCTGATAAAAAAGCATACCAAATCCATTAACAGTTTTACATCCTGCAGCCTTTGCCATTTTTAGAAACAATGTTTCCGAAGGATTATAGATCAAATCCACTGCAGCTTGTACCTGAGTAAAAAAAGTCTCGTCTGTAACTGGAGATTGGTCTTCTCTGGGGTAAAGCCCAACAGAAGTAGTCTGAATGCACACGTCAACTGGGAAATCCTGAACAATGAAATCAAGAGAGCCGGATTTAACGGGAACATTATAATAGCGAGAAACTGCCTGCGCAAGCTCTTGTGCCTTTTCTTGGGTACGATTAACAATCAAAATTTGCTTAGGATTTTGGGAAGCCGTAACCATTGCTGCAGCTCTGGCTGCTCCCCCTGCTCCAATGATCATTATGTTTTGCCCCCTGATGTTAATATCATTTTGCAATAAAGATTGAAGCAAACCTTCTGCGTCGGTATTATATCCAATATAACCATCTTTACTTCTCTTTAACGTATTCACTGCTCCTATTTGGTCGGCATATCCTTCTAATTTCAAAAGAAAGGGAATGACTTCTTGTTTATATGGAACAGTGACATTTAATCCCTGAATATTTAACTGATACGCACCAACTAACGCTTCTTTTAATCCACCAGAAGGAACCTCAAAAGGGACATAAATCATGTTATTCCCCAGCATATTTGCCAAGGTATTATGAATAATAGGCGATAAAGTGTGCTTTATAGGATGCCCTATTAAACCATATACTTTTGTACTTCCATTTATCTGATCTACATACTTCATTTTACTTTCTTCCTTTGACGCTCGTAAATTTTAATTACAATTCTTTCTAAACCTCTTTTAATTTTAGTAACCCATTCATCTCTTTCACTAACGGGAACAACCAGAATAGTTTTAATTCCTGCTTTATTCCCACCCCATACATCAGTAAATATTTGATCTCCAATCACTACAGTGTTATCTTTATCAGTATTCATTAATTCCATAGCTTTTTTAAAACTTCTGCTCTTAGGCTTTGAAGCCTTGTGAATAGCAAAGAGCTTCAGCTTTTCATTGAATTTGATTACCCTTTCCTCTGTATTGTTTGATACCAGACAGACTTTAAACCCATTGCTTTTTAATTCTTCAAAAAAATGAATGATTTTATCATCAGGATGGGCAACATCAAAAGGCACCAGGGTATTATCAATATCAAAAATCAGCCCTTTAATGTGATGCCTTTTTAATTCACTTATATTCAAGTCAAAGATAGACGGTATGTAATCTGTAGGAAATAACTGCTTTAACATTATGCACCTCTACTTATTATGTTTTAGTTTTCCTCAGCATTTTCTGCATTTTCATTGGATTTAATTTCTATAAACGATGTATTGGAATCCATAAAAAGATATTGAATTCCTTTAATCTTCGCTCCCTGTTCTCCTTGATCCTCTATAACAACCAGATATCTATAAATTATATCGGAATTCGTATAATCAGACAATCGTACCTTTGCAGGAAAATCAGCAAAATATTTTCTGATTTTTCTAGACGTATCAGGATGTACACTAACTTTTATATCCTCTTTATTCATACTTATAGATATTATATCGTCTTTAGCCGGTATGGTCGTTTTAGGAAATTGTTCCTTATATTTTCCCTTTTCCAACATAACGTAATCTTTTAAATCTAAATCTGACAACATCTGCTCAAACATATTATAACCTGTATCATATGCATATTGAAAGTATTGATATGAATCTTTATCCTGATTCATAAATTGATTGAAAAATAATTTAATTAAAGCTTCATCTGAAACTTGAGGACTTTCCAGATAAGGTACTCTTTGAAGAAAATCATTATTTAGAATATTCCTTCTATTTTCTTCTGAAATGTATATTTCTCCATTTTCTTTTAAACTCATCAAAGAAACTTTTTCATCTTTATTCACCAATTCTAAAATGTAAGCACATTTTACTTTTATTTCATCCTGATCTGACTCTTCTAGTATGGATTTATTTTCCTTTCTTGTATAGTAGTTTTTTTCAGCATTATAATTATATAATTGTATAAATTTTTCTTTAGAAATGACTTCCCCTTTTACAATAACATCTGTTAGAAGAGTATATCTGGGCTTATCTTCTTCAATGATTTCATAATTAACATCTTCGACATCAAGATATTTTATGATCACTTTTCCATTGACTTCAATGAAACGAGGGAAATGAATATTTGTTGTTAAAAACTGGTTTTCAAATTTCTCCTCTAATTCAGGCGCCATATATCCTTTTAAAAGTTTAAAAACATATTCTTTAATTAAAGCATATTCATTCCAATATTCATCATTTAATTTTTTGGGGTAGGCATTGAGTACAAGGATTTCTTCTTCCGAAACACTAAAAAACTGCCTGAAAAATTTTATCAGTTCATTTTTCAATAAATCAAATTCATTACCATAATCGGCAAGAAAATTTTCCTCATTATTTTCTTCCTCAGTGCTTTCTGAATTCATTATATTACTTATTTCCCTGGAAGAGGTACCTAAAACACTACAACCTGCAAAAAGGGCCATCATCAGAATTACACTTACCCATAGTTTCACTGTTCTCTTCAATACTTTCACTTCCTTCATTCATCAATTTGCCTTAAAGTTTTCATTTCGAAACGAACGCCTTTGTAGGCTTGAGTATTTTTAATATCAATCACCGATTTAGAACTAAAATCCACCTTTTGAATGTTCTCAAAATCAATACTGGGTTTTAAAATCTGCACAACATCACTGGTATTCCCTAGATAATTTGTGAATCCTAAATAATCTAAAATCACTCTTTTCATTGAACGGTCCTGACATCTAATATCAAAAAAGACATTTGGATCGTATTCGATCTTTAAATCATTCTTAATAAGGATCCCTGCATATGCTCCCTTTGCTAATTCTTCTGTAAAAATCTGTTCTTCCATACCATCTCCATTCGCATCCTTTATTCTGCCTTTTGAAATCATGACGCCTGTAAATTTTTCTACTCCGTCAAATACTACTCTTCCATTAGAAATAATAAGACCATAAAATTCTTTTTTACTCGAAGTGTCTGCTTTAAGAGTAAGAGTTCCCGATCCTTTATCTATGATTACGGTTTTAATTGGTTTATGACGCTTATCATAAAAACTTCCTATATCCAATTCTTTATTTTCATAATAATCGCTATTGTATATATAAACAGGCTGATCCTCTTTCCATCCCATAATGGGGTCTAAAGCGTCCAATGGTTGTAATTTATTTACCACATCAGAATGATTACTAATGATATCACCATGAAATATCATTTCTACAGGAAGTGGGTGATCGGCAGAACTTGCATCAATACCTTTATAAAAAATATCTCTTTTAATAAACATATATCCTTGAATACCACGATAATTGCTCAGCAAATCGTAATTCGTTATTCCATCAATAAAATAATTCCTTTTATAAGGATTAATAGTTCTATCCTCACCTTTTAAAAATTCTAATCCGTTGCTTATGATTTTTTTAATCGTATAGCTGCTGCCTGCAAATATTTTTTCATTCCATTTAGAATTAATAACTCCAAGCGCACTTTCATCTACCTTTCCTCTATTGAACAAATTTTTCAATTCTTCAGGATCATCAAATAAAGAATGGTTCCTTATTTTTTCCGGGCTATAATTTTCAAGCGATGGATCAGGATTACCTCGATAAACTTTTCCTTCTGTATCCGAAGCATTCATTGCACTAATCATATATGGAGCATAAAAATAATTTCCTGCTGACTCCTTTAAATTCAATCTAATTCTGTTAGTATTAATAGAATTTTTGAATAATTTAAGATAAATTGGATCACTGTCAGGTGGAAAGGCATACGCATCTATACTGTTCACTTCTTCATAAGGTGCACCTACACTTTCATATAATGCACTAAAATTTTCCCCTTCATCAAAACTTATAAAAGCATTTCCATGAATAAATACATTCTTTCCTATGGAGATTTGAGTATTTTCTCCCATCGCATAGATCCCACTGGACTTATTTGGATCAGGATCTGAAGAATGAATATCAAAATTAGTGATGCCAAAGACACTTCCTGTAATCGTTATATCTGCCTCATTACCATTTCCTTTAACGTAACGGTCAATGGCAATATCATTATCAATGTATACATCTCCATAAATATTAATCTTTTGTCCTTCTACTCTATCCTTTAAAAATCTCTCAGTATTATACTTCCCGGCAGAATTAATGTACGGATAATCATCTTCAATCACAACAGAATTAGCAAATACATCCCCATGAACTGTAATAGCCGTGTCTCCATCATTTGGTTTCTTAATTGTATGAAGATTGGACAGTGTAATTACATCTCCATAAACAGTTAATCTGCCTCCGTGAGATACATAGATGCCTCCGTATTCCTCTAATTCTGGGTATACTTTTTTGCCGTTGCTTCTTACTACTTTATGGGGAGGAATATACCCTTTTGCCCGAATATCTCCCTCAATTATAACTTGTGCATCATTTGTAATAACCAAATCTCCAAAAGTTAATATTGGGCTTCTAAATGTATTAGGGATTAAGTTCTCATCCATCCATCTATATTCTTCCAAAAAAAACTCCTTATGGCCTATTAAATCAGAAATAACTATGTCTCCTTCTAATATGATTTTAGAGATTATTTCTGCTGAAAAAGGTTCTTTTTTTAAGGTCGCAGTAGACAATACTTTTAACCCTTCCACTTTTCCTGACTTTATTTTTGGTTTTAATTCCGCATGAACAACAGAGTAATTTTTTTCATTCTTAATGACATAATCAATCTCCATCAAAACCGCATCAGGTTCACAAATGGTATTTACTGTTATTGTTTTAATTGCTTTTTCTTTTAAGAGATCTTGGTATCGATTCAATAAAATAAATTCTCCTTCATAAGGGGAAGAATTACTGGGATCTATATTATATGTAAGTTTAGAATAATCCGGGCTTGGCATAAATTCTTCAAGATTTTTAGGCTTAAGAGGTGCAATTTCATTTTTTGCTTCTTTAGACGATTCTTCCATAAGTTTTGGCATTTCTTCTATAAGTCTTTTATTTAGTTGATCCACTATTTTCTCTGCCCCGGATTGAGCTGCATAGTAAAGACTGGAAGTATTTTTATAAGCTTGGCTCATTTCCATATGAAAAGAAGCTACTCCGGCAATTCCTCCTCCTATCATCAACATGCACATTACCAGGAGCATAACCAGAAGCAGCGCATTTCCTTCTTCTTTGATCCATAATTCTTTAATTTTCTTTTTCATTTAAACTAAAAACCCCCTTTTAATAGGTGGCAATACGATAATCGTGCGAATAAAGATCTACCATGTCTTTTAAAATTTTAGAACCATTCTTTTTATCTCTGACAACAATTCTGATGATATAATTATTCTGTGGAATTGTCTGAGTTTTTCGCTCTATAAAAATATTGCCTTCCGGATCATTCTGAATTGGAAAAATACCAATATTTTTATCCAGTTGGTTTACTTCATCTCTTCGATAAACTATAAATAGTACATTGGATTTCGTATTATTTTCAAGTCGAATGCTTAATTTAAATGCTTCCAAGTCTACTTCTGAGGCATCTAAATAAATCTCAACTCTATCATCAGATACTAATGGGACAGGAAAAGAAGATACATACCGAACTACAATTTTACAATTAAGAGGAACTGTACTTTCCTCCTGTAAATCCACCTGAATTTTGTCAGCTGGGTAATTCATTTTAATGCTCCAATTGCTTCCGTTGTAATTGAAATAATCGGCAAAATTGGGTACGTTTGTACAATTGTAAG
This genomic interval from Defluviitalea raffinosedens contains the following:
- a CDS encoding shikimate kinase → MSKIKMSKNIVLIGFMGSGKSTTGKVLAQRIHYSFIDSDEFIESKIKMSISDYFIQYGEDQFRSLEEDIISQIALTSNTVIATGGGIVKNPNNILNLKSNGIIIYLKGSPEHIFERLKYDTTRPLLNTENKLETIKSLLKQRSPLYESASDIIIDIDNKSIDEVVVSILERMRGKAI
- a CDS encoding type IV pilus modification PilV family protein encodes the protein MGKICKFFKDENEPGFSYIEVLVAVTIFSFSILSILTMSFSALKNAIFGRRCYEAAIMAQNLSEEIKKAIEKRLMNGELLEEGEEPKSLALFLNSNDTDYCIFNQAFNGKEYEYDVYIKQTETNQTQYQLMADQVLTLVHIDEGKKIEVPSLMPDTITELSLSPSNISIFNPYNCTNVPNFADYFNYNGSNWSIKMNYPADKIQVDLQEESTVPLNCKIVVRYVSSFPVPLVSDDRVEIYLDASEVDLEAFKLSIRLENNTKSNVLFIVYRRDEVNQLDKNIGIFPIQNDPEGNIFIERKTQTIPQNNYIIRIVVRDKKNGSKILKDMVDLYSHDYRIATY
- the comGD gene encoding competence type IV pilus minor pilin ComGD, coding for MKRENGFTLIELIIVVSILSILLCIVMPSFHLPERVILRNAAQELKMSIRYTQKRAIQDGKKYWLRFYDSQNLYIISSNAFGTPLKRVQLSPDIKMEEIVFSTPKEIKFTVKGTTGSGGHLYLKSKNFKVKITVMPGTGRVKIYEIQKVN
- a CDS encoding CD1247 N-terminal domain-containing protein, which translates into the protein MRSLNEKVAYLKGLADGMELDTSVKQNRLLLEMIDILEDIAYSIEDIQDITDELYDECQMDSDEDCQYQCPNCGELIHIEEKLIENGEQLICPECNEPIKVAIDYDEDPEE
- the aroE gene encoding shikimate dehydrogenase, translating into MKYVDQINGSTKVYGLIGHPIKHTLSPIIHNTLANMLGNNMIYVPFEVPSGGLKEALVGAYQLNIQGLNVTVPYKQEVIPFLLKLEGYADQIGAVNTLKRSKDGYIGYNTDAEGLLQSLLQNDINIRGQNIMIIGAGGAARAAAMVTASQNPKQILIVNRTQEKAQELAQAVSRYYNVPVKSGSLDFIVQDFPVDVCIQTTSVGLYPREDQSPVTDETFFTQVQAAVDLIYNPSETLFLKMAKAAGCKTVNGFGMLFYQAIKAYEIWNEIIVPQNYVDLLFQSLKKELNL
- a CDS encoding late competence development ComFB family protein, with translation MLEIKNYMEDLVFAQLDEVVKDVGACGCEKCRMDIAAIALNSLKPHYVVTAKGRLYTKLNTLQQQFDVDVLSAITKAAMFVKMNPRHEQN
- a CDS encoding M24 family metallopeptidase — encoded protein: MNERLKKLKDQISALHLDGILIQNPFNRKYISGFSGSAGILFISNESSILFTDFRYIEQAKKQAPDFQIVNHTTRGLYKELNELIQKENIKTLGFESETVTFNEYKEYEKNLSVSMIPTSKIVEKIRAIKDENEIALIREAARIADQAFSHILPFLKEGVSEREVALELEFFMKKSGASDLSFSTIVASGAFSALPHAVPTDKKLEKGDFLVMDFGCVYKGYCSDMTRTVVIGKASNRHREIYETVLMAQKMALEGIKPFVKGKEIDKIARDHIASQGYGEYFGHGLGHSVGMEIHENPRFSVTEEGIIEPGTVITVEPGIYIPDFGGVRIEDLVVVREQGIENLTRSPKDLIEV
- a CDS encoding YqeG family HAD IIIA-type phosphatase; its protein translation is MLKQLFPTDYIPSIFDLNISELKRHHIKGLIFDIDNTLVPFDVAHPDDKIIHFFEELKSNGFKVCLVSNNTEERVIKFNEKLKLFAIHKASKPKSRSFKKAMELMNTDKDNTVVIGDQIFTDVWGGNKAGIKTILVVPVSERDEWVTKIKRGLERIVIKIYERQRKKVK
- the efp gene encoding elongation factor P, which codes for MISAGDFRNGVTIEYEGEIYVVIEFQHVKPGKGAAFVRTKLKNLKSGGVVEKTFRPTEKVPKAHIERKDMQYLYNDGELYHFMDVETYDQIALNEDQLGDSLKFVKENDMVKILSHKGIVFGIEPPLFVELEVTSTEPGFKGDTATGATKPAIVETGATVNVPLFVEIGDKIKIDTRTGEYLSRV
- the aroQ gene encoding type II 3-dehydroquinate dehydratase → MKKILVIHGPNLNFLGIREKGVYGEMSFNELNDYLLKTAEEMGISLEIFQSNCEGDLIDRLQQAYYDEVDGIIINPGAYTHYSYALRDAIASINIPTVEVHLSNIHKREEFRHTSVTAPVCIGQIAGFGAYSYILGMQALSKKLNIK